In the Streptomyces sp. 3214.6 genome, AGAAGGTCAACGCCGACATCACGCCGAACCTGTCCGTCCCGGCCAAGGCCTGCAAGGCCGACGACACCTCCACGCCGTCGACCACCCCGTCCGGAACCCCCTCCGGCACTCCGTCCTCGACCCCGTCGGACACCGCTTCGCCGCCGGCCGACACCGCCGCCCCGAGCCCGTCCGACTCGGCGAGCGACAGCGCCGCGCCCGCGCCCTCCGCGAGCAACGCCCCGTCGGCCGCCGTCCAGGAGTCCAACCTCGCCGAGACCGGCGCCAACTCCAACACCGGTCTGATCGTCGGCATAGCGGCCGCGCTGGTCGCCGTCGGCGGTGGCGCGGTGTTCTTCGGCATGCGTCGCCGTGGGTCCAGCAACCGCTGACCCGCACGACGAACAGCACGCGTGTGTGGCCCGTCCCTTCGCCGGGGCGGGCCACCCGCATGGTCGGCCGCCGGCCCGCCCGCGCCCGGCTTCCTCAGCCGAACTTCGTCTTCTCCAGCCAGAGCTCCAGCAGCTCGCGCTCGCCGAGCACCTCCAACCCCGGGCTGTCCAGGGGTAGTCGGCGGTAGAAGGCGAGCAGCACGGAGGTGAGCGGGCCGCGCAGGGCGACCGTCGCCTTCTCGTGACCGCGACGCCAGACGATCCCGCGCTCGGTGAGCTCGATCAGCCTCCCCCACCCTTCGGTCGGGGGGACCCCCATCTCGCTTCGCTCGGCGTTCAGGTCAGCCGTCGTGTCGGTGGCGTGCAGGTGGATGCTGCGGCCCGGGACGAGCAGTTCGTCGTCCACCGCCTGCGGCATGTTCCGCTGC is a window encoding:
- a CDS encoding LAETG motif-containing sortase-dependent surface protein — translated: MSLSRRTAARSVRMLGVTTAAAALAFSAAGNAMACKIGDFSAAAGCDGAKGVITVTDKDATGVEAQVTVFLENNNADVRQVGTAQTVAGSAKGTDITFAEDWQPGAVYRVHIEATAKNGKKVNADITPNLSVPAKACKADDTSTPSTTPSGTPSGTPSSTPSDTASPPADTAAPSPSDSASDSAAPAPSASNAPSAAVQESNLAETGANSNTGLIVGIAAALVAVGGGAVFFGMRRRGSSNR